The DNA sequence ACCTTCGATTTCCCGGCGCATGGCCTGTCGGGCCCGGTCCCGTCGCGGGATTATTCGACGCAATCCTATGTCGCCATCACCGAAAAGGTCGCGGCCCATCTCGGCCTCACCCGCTTCGCACTCGGCGGCAATTCGATGGGCGGCGGTGTGGCATGGCGGTATGCGGTGGCCCACCCCGACCAGGTGGCAGCGCTCATCCTCATCGATGCGTCGGGGCAACCACCCCAGACCCGCAGCACATCGGTCCCACTCGGTTTCCGCCTCGCCAACACACCGGTGTTGCGCGAAGTCGCAGCAACCGTGACCCCCCGCAGCCTGATCGAGCGCTCGTTCAAGCAATCGGTCGCCGTCCAGTCGATCGCCACACCGGCGATGATCGATCGCTATTGGGAGTTGCTGCGCTACCCCGGCAATCGCGAGGCGACGCTCGATCGCTTCGGCGGCTACAACCCGGCGGAACCCGCCGACGCCTTGTCGCGGATCACGGCGCCCACACTGATCCTCTGGGGCCGTGAGGATCACTTCATCCCCGTCGAATCCGCCGACTGGTTCGCCCGGCAAATGCCCGGCGCCCGCCTCGTGATCCTCGATGAGGTCGGCCATCTTCCGATGGAGGAGGCACCGGACAGGGCCCTCGCTCCGGTGCTGGCCTTGCTCGATCCATTGGTCGGCACCGACACGCCGCGATAGGTTCGGCGTTCAGAGAGCCTCCGGCGGGCAGGGCCAGCGGCCCTGCACCCGCTTGTCTCGTGTCGATCCTGCCGATGCGGGCGCCAGTCTCATACCCCCGGCATAAACTGGTCGGCATCTCCCTTTTCTCTTGCGCCCGAACCCGGGTACAAAAAAAGGGCCGCCCCGAAGGACGGCCCAATTCTTTGCTGCGTCTGCCTGCCTTACTGGGGCGTGCAGTTCGTCAGGTTCGGCTGCGGAGCACCGCTGAAGGTGATTTCCACACGGCGGTTCTGCGGTTCGCGGACACCATCGGCGGTTTCGACCAGCAGGCGGGTTTCACCAAAGGCTTCGGTCACCATCGCGGCTTCCGGAACACCCTTGCCAGCCAGGTAAGCCTTCACCGAGTCGGCGCGGCGCTGCGAGAGGCGCATGTTGTACTCGGCGGTACCCGACGTATCGGCGTGACCGGCGAGAGCGACATTGGCCTGGCCGGTTGCAGCGAACTGCTCGGCGGCACGGTCGAGGATCGCGGCAGCTTCAGCCGTGATCAGCGACTTGTCCCAATCGAAGAACACCAGGAACGGCCCAGGCGTCACAGCGGCAGGCGGGCAAGGCGGCAGAGCAACCGGAGCCGGCGGCGGCGGCGGCGGCGGCGGCGGAGCAGCCGGCTCGAAGAAGTTGTACGACAGCGTCAGCAGCAGACTGTGGCTGCGATACCGCGTCTGCGTGGCCAGACCATTGGTCGTGAAGGTGTCAACATTGTCGACGTTGAAGAAACGATAACGCAGACCCAAGTCAACATGGTCGGAAAGCGGCTTGTAAACGCCGGCCAGCACCTGCCATGCGACACCCGTGTCGCTGTCGTCGATCATCGCTGCGCCCGGGCTGACCAGCTGATAGTTGCTGTGCTGGACACGTGCGATACCGACACCGCTGCCGACATAGGCGCCGACATCGCTGCCCTGGCCGCCGAAGTCGAACATGCCGTTCGCCATAAACGACAGGACGCGGGCATTGCCGTCAGCGGCATTGTATGTGCCGACCGGCGGCGTGCGAGCAACCAGCGTCGTTGCCGGTGCGGTCGCAACGCCATAGAACACCGGCGGCAGCGCGCCTTCGACGATCATGTTGCGGATTTTGTTGGCCTTGTAGGCCACTTCGAATTCCGCCCGGAACATGCCGAAGTCGTAGCCGATGTTGCCACCGACGTCATAACCGATCTTGTGGCGTGCCCGGAGGGCTTCCTCGGAGACGACAGTTGCCGCCGCATTGCGAACGTCGAACAGCTCGTTCTGGACGAGGTTGGGACCAGCTTCGACGCCGATATACCAAGCCTGATCCTTTGCCATCACCGGCCCGCTGAGCGCCGTCGTGGCAAGCACCATTGCGGCAACGAATTTGCGCATTGTCATCCCCTTAAAACTCCATTCACTAGATCAGGCTTGCAGAACTATTAGCCTAGTCACTTGGACCGGCGCAAGCATCGAATAGAGCAGTCTGTTGCTGACTTGCAACAGTGAAAGAGGGAACGGACTGCATATTCAGGCGCATTCGGCCAAAGAATGACAGTTTGCACATCAAACGCCGTCAGCAAAGCGGCGATTTCCGCCCGTCATTCGGCATCGGCCACCCCGCCCGTCGACAGCGGCACCGCGGATGCACCGAACGCACGCTGCCCGGCACCGCTGGCCAACGGTCCAGCGGCCGATGCCAGGGCCAGCCAACCATCGCCCGAAAAGACTGCAAGGATCGCCTCATCGGCAATCCATGCCAGGCACCCCTCCCGAACGCCGACAATGGTCCAGCCGCCACCGACGAAGGTCGCCAGCCGGCCCTCCTCCCCGGCCCATGCGCCCGTCGCCGCCGGTCCGACGATATAGCTGTCCCCGGCAACCGGCGCTGCCGGCGGCTCCGAAACTGCCCGGCTCGACACCGCCAGGTGCAACAGGCGGTCGATCGCGCCGATTGCCTCGTTGTGCGTCACCTCCTTCTGGGCCTGTCCGGCGGCCAGCAGCGGCAGTCCCCAGCGCATCGTTTCGCTCATAAGTCGTCCTCCGGAATGGTGTCGAGACGGATGATTGCCGGTGCCCCGGGCCCCGTATCGGCGCTCAGCTGCATCACTTCGATGTCGATCGCCGCCGACCCGACGGCCGGCACGACCAGGCGCGGCTCGGTCACCCTGGCCTCGTGGACGACCATGCCAGCGGCGCGCACCGTCACAAGATAGACCTCGCTGCTCTCCCCCAAGGGCGCATCGACAAAGTCGGTCCAGCCAAAGCCGCTGCGGCTGCGCCGGGTCCAGCTGATCACCAGATCATCGCCCATGCGCTGTGCCGTCAGATGCGCCGGCGACAGCGGGCGCAGGGCCGCGCCGCCGACGGTGAACAGCACCGGCGCCGTCGCTTCGTCGTCGCGGCCCCGCGGCCGTGCTCGCCCGGCGCGGCCGAGCATTTCCACCGGCGGGTCGAACGCCAGCATGCGCCCGGGCTCAATCAGCACGAAGCGTTCGCCGATGCCGTGCCCGGCCGTCTCGGCCTCCGTGCCCCTGCGTCCGCGCAGCAACCCCGACAGGCGGAACCGCCGCTCGCCGATGGACTCGGCCGTGGCAAACTGGATCAGTTCGCGGCCGACCAGCGCCAGATTGCCCCCGGCCAGCACCGATCCCTCCGGCCGCCCTTCGAGCCAGTCGCGCCCGCTGAGCAGTTCGACATCCACCGTTCCGCGCCGGTCCCAGGCATCGGGGGCAGCGTCCGCGAGCGCCGTCAGCGTCGTGCCGATGACGGTGCCGCCCTCGAGCGTGCCGATGTCGTCATAACTGACCCCATTGTCGCTGCTGATCGCGACCCCGGCGCGCCGCCATCCGGCCCCGGCACCGTTGCCGGCAATCCACAGCCGCGGCGTCGTCGCCGCCTGCCCTGGCAGCGGCGGCAGGTCGAGCACCAGCAGCTGGGTCGGCCCTGCCGGCTGATCGTCGAACACCAGCGCGCGGCCACCGTCCGCCGGTCGCGCCGCGGCGCCGGCCGGGGCCGCGTCCGCCGCCGTCCGCTCGACATCGAGCGAGACGACGAAATTCTCGAACCGCGCCTCGCGGATCCGCCAGGCCTCCGCCGCCGGGCCGATCCGCACCAGCATCCCGGGCACCAGCCCGACATGCCGCCATGACAGCCGCAACGTCTGGCGGGTCCGGCCGAGCTGCCCTGCCATTAATAGCCGGATCGCCAGCGCCTTGGCCTCGACCGGGCTCATCGCCGCCGATACCCCGCGCTGGTCGACAATCGGCACCGCCGATCGCCGGGCGCGCTGCAGTCCGGGCTGATAATCGCGGCTGCTGTCGTAGAAGGACAGTTCGAGGCAGCCTGGCGCCGCATCGGCCGCGCCGCGCCGACGCCGTTCCGCCACGCGGGCGGCACCCGGCCGATGGGCGTCGACGGCATCGGGCGCGATGGTCACCACATCACGGCCCGACCCGGTCACGATCGTCTGCGCCCCGCTGGACACCGCCGCGTCCGAAATCGCGATCAGCGGCGCCACCGCTTCGGCCAGGCTGCCGGCGCGGCCGGCAACATGGCCGGTCAGCGCTGGAAAGCCCCCGGCCGTCGCCAGCACCGCACCGCACGACGCCGCCAGCGCGCCGATCGCCGTGCCGGCGTCGATGGCACCGTCATCGGCGATGATCTCGAAGGTCAGGTTGGGAATGCGATTGCCATAGTCCGCGAGCGGCAGATCCTCGAACACCGCATAGGCCAGCCCGCGATAGGCCGGCGCCCCGCCGGCGCCTTCCACCGCGGCGATCAGCGGGTCGACCGGCTGGTCGCCGCCGCCATCGTGCAGCCGCATCGTCACCGGCGTCAAAAAGGCCCCATCGGCATCGCGGATGACCTTGCCATCGGCCCAGATCCGCCCCACCCCCAGGATCGGCCGCGCCACCAACCCGACCGCGAACGACGCCGAATAGCTGTAGCTGGTCGTCGCCGGGCCGCTGCGCTTGCCGCCGCCCGCGGCCGCCTCTTCCCTGATGCCGCTCGTCCAGATCAGGTTGCCGGCCGTCCGCATGCGCCCGACGATAATGGGGATCGGCTCGCCATAGGCGGCGCTCTGCACCTGCGGGTTGCTGATGCGGCCTTGCTCGCGCGGCCGCCCGCCGCCGAACAGGCTGCGATCGAGCAGCCCGCCCACCGCCGCGCCGAAGATGCCGCCGATCGGCCCGGCGAACACCCGCCCGACCGTGCCCAGGATCAAGGTCGCCATGGCTCAGCGCACGCCCGGCAGGCGCCAGGCGCCGATCACGGTCCAGGCAGGGTCCATCGGTCCCTCCACCACCCGACCGATCCCGGCGTGCGCCTGCACCATGCCGGCCGGCGTCACGATGCCGAAATGCCGCTGGCGGGATGCAGGCGCGAACAGCATGACATCGCCCGGCAGACTTGGCTTCACCGGGCAA is a window from the Polymorphobacter fuscus genome containing:
- a CDS encoding phage tail baseplate protein, producing MATLILGTVGRVFAGPIGGIFGAAVGGLLDRSLFGGGRPREQGRISNPQVQSAAYGEPIPIIVGRMRTAGNLIWTSGIREEAAAGGGKRSGPATTSYSYSASFAVGLVARPILGVGRIWADGKVIRDADGAFLTPVTMRLHDGGGDQPVDPLIAAVEGAGGAPAYRGLAYAVFEDLPLADYGNRIPNLTFEIIADDGAIDAGTAIGALAASCGAVLATAGGFPALTGHVAGRAGSLAEAVAPLIAISDAAVSSGAQTIVTGSGRDVVTIAPDAVDAHRPGAARVAERRRRGAADAAPGCLELSFYDSSRDYQPGLQRARRSAVPIVDQRGVSAAMSPVEAKALAIRLLMAGQLGRTRQTLRLSWRHVGLVPGMLVRIGPAAEAWRIREARFENFVVSLDVERTAADAAPAGAAARPADGGRALVFDDQPAGPTQLLVLDLPPLPGQAATTPRLWIAGNGAGAGWRRAGVAISSDNGVSYDDIGTLEGGTVIGTTLTALADAAPDAWDRRGTVDVELLSGRDWLEGRPEGSVLAGGNLALVGRELIQFATAESIGERRFRLSGLLRGRRGTEAETAGHGIGERFVLIEPGRMLAFDPPVEMLGRAGRARPRGRDDEATAPVLFTVGGAALRPLSPAHLTAQRMGDDLVISWTRRSRSGFGWTDFVDAPLGESSEVYLVTVRAAGMVVHEARVTEPRLVVPAVGSAAIDIEVMQLSADTGPGAPAIIRLDTIPEDDL
- a CDS encoding alpha/beta fold hydrolase, whose translation is MPATRRRWPRRLAIGAAVVVGVPVVLWLAFRVDDIPVATLRAKYGSPASQYVTLAPGTVIHLRDEGPRNGFPVVLLHGSNASLHTWEPWVARLQSRFRVITFDFPAHGLSGPVPSRDYSTQSYVAITEKVAAHLGLTRFALGGNSMGGGVAWRYAVAHPDQVAALILIDASGQPPQTRSTSVPLGFRLANTPVLREVAATVTPRSLIERSFKQSVAVQSIATPAMIDRYWELLRYPGNREATLDRFGGYNPAEPADALSRITAPTLILWGREDHFIPVESADWFARQMPGARLVILDEVGHLPMEEAPDRALAPVLALLDPLVGTDTPR
- a CDS encoding DUF2793 domain-containing protein, which codes for MSETMRWGLPLLAAGQAQKEVTHNEAIGAIDRLLHLAVSSRAVSEPPAAPVAGDSYIVGPAATGAWAGEEGRLATFVGGGWTIVGVREGCLAWIADEAILAVFSGDGWLALASAAGPLASGAGQRAFGASAVPLSTGGVADAE
- a CDS encoding OmpA family protein, which encodes MRKFVAAMVLATTALSGPVMAKDQAWYIGVEAGPNLVQNELFDVRNAAATVVSEEALRARHKIGYDVGGNIGYDFGMFRAEFEVAYKANKIRNMIVEGALPPVFYGVATAPATTLVARTPPVGTYNAADGNARVLSFMANGMFDFGGQGSDVGAYVGSGVGIARVQHSNYQLVSPGAAMIDDSDTGVAWQVLAGVYKPLSDHVDLGLRYRFFNVDNVDTFTTNGLATQTRYRSHSLLLTLSYNFFEPAAPPPPPPPPPAPVALPPCPPAAVTPGPFLVFFDWDKSLITAEAAAILDRAAEQFAATGQANVALAGHADTSGTAEYNMRLSQRRADSVKAYLAGKGVPEAAMVTEAFGETRLLVETADGVREPQNRRVEITFSGAPQPNLTNCTPQ